The region GGCCGCCGTCGCCCGCGAGTGGCGAGATTCCGACCTCTTCGGTGAACATCGCCACGCACGCCGGCATGATCGTTTCCATCTCGTCCTTGCGGATGCGGCGGACGTACGGGTCCGGGGCGACGAGGGAGGGGTCGGGAAGCCGGTCGGTGACCATGAGGGGCTGGTGGCGGCGGACCTCACGGGCGGGGCCCCAGCTCGGTTCGAGCAGCCGCCACAGCTGTGTGGTGGCCTCGGCGGGGCCGACGATGGAGGAGCAGCGGCGGCCCGCTCGCCTGGCCCGGTCGGCGAAGGCGCGCACGGCGCGGGGGGTGGCGCAGATCGGGACGAGGTTGGCGCCCGCGTAGCAGAGGCTGGTGAGCATGCCGTCCTCGTACCAGCCCCACATCTCGCCGCCGAGGCGCCAGGGGTCGAGGCCGGCCACCTGGACCCGGGACGTCACGAAGGCGTTGTGGACCGGCTCGCGGCCGAGGACGGCGAGCGCGGCGTCCAGGTCGCCCGGGTCGAGGACCCGGGAGGTGGTCTGCGTCAACACGTGCGGGCCTCACCATGCGGTCTGCTGATTCTCCGCACTGTACCTGCGGAAGCTGAGCGGCGTCGCCCTGTGGTGGGTGCCGCTTGCTTGACAGTGGACGTGGGCTTGGCTTGCCGTTGCTGGGGGCTGCCGCCCCCAGACCCCCGCTTCGGCCCTGAAGGGGCCTCGTCCTCAAACGCCGGACGGGCTGGACGGTGCCGGCCGTTGAGGAGCGGGGGTTCGGGGGCGGAGCCCCCGAGGATGGGACGGGTAGGGGCGGCGGGGGCGAAGATCAGCCCGCGACGGAGACCGATGGCTCGCCGGAAGCGATGCCGTCCCGCTCCATCTGTTCGGCGATCTTCAGCGCCTCCTCGATCAGGGTCTCGACGATCTTCGACTCGGGGACCGTCTTGATGACCTCGCCCTTCACGAAGATCTGGCCCTTGCCGTTGCCGGAGGCGACGCCGAGGTCGGCTTCGCGGGCCTCGCCGGGGCCGTTCACCACGCAGCCCATGACCGCGACGCGCAGCGGGACCTCCATGCCCTCCAAGCCGGCGGTGACCTCTTCGGCCAGCTTGTAGACGTCGACCTGGGCGCGCCCGCACGAGGGGCACGAGACGATCTCCAGGCCGCGCTGGCGGAGGTTGAGGGACTCCAGGATCTGGTTGCCGACCTTGATCTCCTCGACCGGCGGCGCCGACAGGGAGACGCGGATCGTGTCGCCGATGCCCTCGCTGAGCAGCGCGCCGAAGGCGACGGCCGACTTGATGGTGCCCTGGAACGCCGGGCCCGCCTCGGTCACGCCGAGGTGGAGGGGGTAGTCGCAGGCGGCGGCGAGCTGACGGTAGGCGTTGACCATGATCACCGGGTCGTTGTGCTTGACGGAGATCTTGATGTCCCGGAAGTCGTGCTCCTCGAAGAGCGACGCCTCCCACAGCGCCGACTCGACGAGCGCCTCGGGGGTGGCCCTGCCGTACTTCTGGAGGAGCCGGCGGTCCAGCGAACCGGCGTTGACGCCGATACGGATCGGCGTGCCGTGGTCCTTGGCGGCGCGCGCGATCTCCTTGACCTGGTCGTCGAACTGCTTGATGTTGCCGGGGTTCACCCGGACCGCCGCGCAGCCGGCCTCGATCGCGGCGAACACGTACTTCGGCTGGAAGTGGATGTCGGCGATCACCGGGATCTGCGACTTGCGCGCGATGGTCGCCAGCGCGTCCGCGTCGTCCTGCGTGGGGCACGCCACCCGCACGATCTGGCAGCCGGACGCCGTCAGTTCGGCGATCTGCTGGAGCGTGGCCCCGATGTCCGACGTACGCGTGGTCGTCATCGACTGCACCGACACCGGCGCGTCCCCGCCCACGGCCACCGAACCGACCTGGATCTGCCGGCTCTTGCGGCGTTCGGCGAGCTTGGTCGGAACGGTCGGCATGCCGAGAGAAATCGCAGTCA is a window of Streptomyces sp. B21-083 DNA encoding:
- a CDS encoding GNAT family N-acetyltransferase — encoded protein: MLTQTTSRVLDPGDLDAALAVLGREPVHNAFVTSRVQVAGLDPWRLGGEMWGWYEDGMLTSLCYAGANLVPICATPRAVRAFADRARRAGRRCSSIVGPAEATTQLWRLLEPSWGPAREVRRHQPLMVTDRLPDPSLVAPDPYVRRIRKDEMETIMPACVAMFTEEVGISPLAGDGGLLYQARVAELVGSGRSFARLDEHGKVAFKAEIGAATSQACQIQGVWVAPEYRGLGLAAPGMAAVLRYALADVAPVVSLYVNDFNTPARRTYLRVGFQEVGAFMSVLF
- the ispG gene encoding flavodoxin-dependent (E)-4-hydroxy-3-methylbut-2-enyl-diphosphate synthase translates to MTAISLGMPTVPTKLAERRKSRQIQVGSVAVGGDAPVSVQSMTTTRTSDIGATLQQIAELTASGCQIVRVACPTQDDADALATIARKSQIPVIADIHFQPKYVFAAIEAGCAAVRVNPGNIKQFDDQVKEIARAAKDHGTPIRIGVNAGSLDRRLLQKYGRATPEALVESALWEASLFEEHDFRDIKISVKHNDPVIMVNAYRQLAAACDYPLHLGVTEAGPAFQGTIKSAVAFGALLSEGIGDTIRVSLSAPPVEEIKVGNQILESLNLRQRGLEIVSCPSCGRAQVDVYKLAEEVTAGLEGMEVPLRVAVMGCVVNGPGEAREADLGVASGNGKGQIFVKGEVIKTVPESKIVETLIEEALKIAEQMERDGIASGEPSVSVAG